In Halorussus limi, a genomic segment contains:
- a CDS encoding helix-turn-helix transcriptional regulator, giving the protein MAVSEEDLTDAERAGLELVRESGGIHQSDFWKQLDVDSRKGSRIVESLYEKGLVQREETVYEGHNTYLITPAARDLDFSLLMAGDMLSPFIGEEEVDAESDAFSQWIMNLAYSE; this is encoded by the coding sequence ATGGCAGTATCCGAGGAGGACCTCACCGACGCCGAGCGCGCGGGACTCGAACTCGTCCGGGAGTCCGGCGGCATCCACCAGAGCGACTTCTGGAAGCAACTCGACGTGGACTCTCGGAAGGGCAGTCGCATCGTGGAGTCGCTGTACGAGAAGGGACTCGTCCAGCGCGAGGAGACCGTCTACGAGGGCCACAACACCTACCTCATCACGCCCGCGGCCCGCGACCTCGACTTCTCGCTGTTGATGGCGGGCGACATGCTCTCGCCGTTCATCGGCGAGGAGGAAGTCGACGCCGAGAGCGACGCCTTCTCGCAGTGGATTATGAACCTCGCGTACAGCGAGTAG